Proteins encoded within one genomic window of Methanosarcina barkeri str. Wiesmoor:
- a CDS encoding SDR family oxidoreductase: MKTKNVVVTGGMGFIGSHLTERLLEDNEVTVIDNESTGNIENIRHLLDHENLTVIKGSIVDLNLTEIFKDKDYVFHLAAIPSVPRSVKDPFSSNNSNITGTLNVLTAAKDTGIKKLIFSSSSSVYGDTPTLPKREDMPINPMSPYAITKATGEMYCRVFQDLYDLPTVSLRYFNVFGPRQDPNSQYAAVIPKFITAILNDESPVIYGDGEQSRDFTFVKKVVDANILSCESKKTGVFNIACGRRITINQLVDYVNEILGKKIKSIHAEPRPGDIKHSLADISKAKEFGYNPIGNFRDELKTVAEWFLN, encoded by the coding sequence TTGAAAACTAAAAATGTAGTAGTCACAGGTGGTATGGGTTTCATTGGTTCCCATCTTACTGAGAGGCTACTTGAAGATAATGAAGTAACAGTTATTGATAACGAATCTACAGGTAACATTGAAAATATAAGACATCTACTAGACCACGAAAATCTAACTGTAATAAAAGGCAGTATAGTAGACTTGAATTTAACAGAAATTTTCAAAGACAAGGATTATGTTTTTCATCTTGCAGCAATTCCCAGTGTTCCAAGAAGTGTAAAAGATCCTTTTAGTTCAAATAACTCTAATATCACAGGAACACTGAATGTTCTGACAGCTGCAAAAGATACTGGAATTAAGAAATTAATATTTTCTTCTTCCTCTTCGGTGTATGGCGATACGCCAACTCTCCCAAAAAGAGAAGATATGCCCATAAACCCAATGTCTCCATATGCAATTACAAAAGCAACCGGAGAAATGTACTGCAGGGTTTTTCAGGATCTTTATGATCTGCCAACAGTTAGTTTAAGATATTTCAACGTTTTTGGCCCTCGGCAGGACCCAAATTCTCAATATGCAGCTGTAATCCCAAAATTTATAACTGCAATTCTAAACGATGAGAGTCCCGTGATATACGGAGACGGAGAACAAAGCAGAGACTTCACTTTTGTCAAAAAAGTTGTTGATGCGAATATTCTTTCCTGCGAGTCTAAGAAAACTGGAGTTTTCAATATAGCATGTGGTAGAAGAATTACAATTAATCAGTTAGTCGATTACGTTAATGAAATACTGGGAAAGAAAATAAAATCGATACATGCAGAACCAAGACCAGGGGATATTAAGCACTCATTAGCAGATATATCAAAGGCTAAAGAATTCGGATATAATCCCATTGGTAATTTTAGGGATGAACTTAAGACAGTAGCAGAATGGTTCCTGAACTAA
- a CDS encoding nucleotide sugar dehydrogenase: protein MSSKIRNYSAIQESIQGEKVESVELTSNIINYSVSPEGEEFPIPEPEEYKEEFKRVKDLVDKAREEGKEIVVVMGVGFVGAVMAAIIADTKDENGNYSKFVIGCQRPSTRSYWKIPLLNRGQSPVKSEDKEVDEIINRCVLETKTLVATYTNECLKLADVVVVDIQCDYVKCELGNVRTGEADMAALEASMKIIGENICPDCLVLIETTVAPGTTEFVALPLLKKAFQKRGIDSTPLLAHSFERVMPGRNYVASVRDFWRVCAGCTDEARAKVEKFLSEVINTKDYPLTIMDRPIESETAKIIENSYRATILAFLNEWSLFSERNGVDIIKVINAIKMRPTHSNIIFPGPGIGGYCLPKDGGLGYWAYKHILGFEDGDEVFKITPTAIDINDTRALHVAELTRDALRNMGHYIAGADVLICGASYRQDVGDTRYSGSEIVVRKLTEMGAEMRVHDPYVDHWYEMENQDTYPASGHSWKRFFRNQGSLTELKIESDFSTAIKDIEALILAVPHNEYLNFEPETIVKMAGGPIAVIDCFGILSDDDIKRYFELGCEVKALGRGHIQQIKKEVQKRKLQQL from the coding sequence ATGTCTTCTAAAATAAGAAATTATTCAGCTATTCAGGAAAGCATTCAGGGTGAAAAGGTTGAGTCCGTTGAACTTACTTCTAATATTATAAATTATTCAGTTAGTCCGGAAGGAGAAGAATTTCCGATACCTGAACCTGAAGAATACAAAGAAGAATTTAAAAGAGTTAAAGATCTTGTGGACAAAGCCCGTGAAGAAGGGAAAGAGATTGTCGTTGTGATGGGGGTCGGATTTGTTGGAGCTGTAATGGCTGCGATTATTGCAGATACGAAAGACGAAAACGGGAATTATAGCAAATTTGTAATCGGTTGTCAGAGACCAAGTACCCGCAGTTATTGGAAAATACCACTGCTCAACAGAGGACAATCTCCTGTGAAATCAGAAGATAAAGAAGTAGATGAAATTATAAACCGCTGTGTTCTTGAAACAAAAACGCTTGTAGCTACATACACAAACGAATGTCTGAAACTTGCTGATGTTGTTGTGGTAGATATCCAGTGCGATTATGTAAAGTGTGAACTTGGAAATGTCAGAACCGGCGAAGCCGATATGGCAGCACTTGAAGCTTCTATGAAAATAATTGGAGAAAATATCTGCCCCGATTGCCTTGTGCTAATAGAAACAACTGTTGCCCCAGGAACGACCGAATTCGTTGCACTTCCTCTCCTGAAAAAAGCGTTCCAGAAGCGTGGAATCGATTCAACTCCTTTACTTGCACATAGTTTTGAACGTGTTATGCCTGGGAGAAATTATGTGGCAAGTGTACGTGACTTCTGGAGAGTCTGCGCAGGTTGTACTGACGAAGCAAGAGCAAAGGTTGAAAAGTTCCTCAGTGAAGTGATAAACACTAAAGATTATCCTCTAACTATAATGGATAGACCTATTGAATCCGAAACTGCAAAAATCATTGAGAACTCCTACCGTGCAACGATACTCGCTTTCCTTAATGAATGGAGTCTTTTTTCGGAAAGAAACGGTGTCGATATCATAAAAGTTATTAATGCAATCAAAATGCGCCCAACTCACAGTAACATAATCTTCCCAGGACCGGGGATTGGAGGCTATTGCCTTCCAAAAGACGGAGGTCTGGGTTACTGGGCTTATAAGCATATTCTGGGCTTTGAGGATGGAGATGAGGTATTCAAGATCACCCCCACAGCAATTGATATAAATGACACAAGAGCCCTTCATGTAGCCGAACTTACGCGAGATGCTCTTCGGAATATGGGCCACTATATAGCCGGAGCAGATGTCCTCATTTGTGGGGCTAGTTACAGGCAGGATGTAGGCGATACAAGATACAGTGGAAGTGAAATTGTAGTCAGGAAACTGACTGAAATGGGCGCTGAGATGCGTGTCCATGATCCATACGTTGATCACTGGTATGAAATGGAAAATCAGGACACATATCCGGCTTCCGGCCACTCCTGGAAACGTTTCTTCAGAAACCAGGGAAGTCTGACAGAGCTAAAAATCGAAAGTGACTTTTCAACAGCAATTAAAGATATAGAAGCCCTTATCCTCGCAGTTCCACATAATGAATATCTTAACTTTGAGCCGGAAACTATCGTAAAGATGGCAGGCGGGCCTATCGCAGTTATTGACTGTTTTGGAATATTATCGGATGACGATATCAAAAGATATTTCGAACTTGGCTGCGAAGTTAAAGCCCTTGGAAGAGGCCATATTCAGCAAATTAAAAAAGAAGTCCAGAAAAGAAAACTGCAACAACTTTAA
- a CDS encoding acyltransferase yields MISRFYSEIKDKITLIDGISIIFIVLFHELGGINRPDSIFLLRYLATFGLVLFTFSSGLKMGINHSAEINDKSFISRYFVKRLTRLYKAYIGYTLLAFVPLYFISYISINYLNLNFEGITHFWNNLNIDGLLKTLVGNNIVSFQLGYLILLIVITTICFTIIYYFQIDTLFYLGIPLLIFDVIYKDTLKQCPSILFNVMMYMPVYIFGIAYGYKRLEQNKLSVSYICSAIFAAIFIISIVYPQSFAYKYAILLYGITFPPFMMLFSRLLLNCKYLKESLMLCGKYSFQIYLFHWPIILPVLSRFIINILKINYFFIPYGVAVLTIIVCVYVYKVSKKLKLNQIFE; encoded by the coding sequence ATGATCTCTCGGTTTTATTCAGAAATAAAAGACAAAATTACTTTAATTGATGGTATTAGTATTATTTTTATTGTGCTCTTTCATGAGTTAGGCGGGATAAATCGGCCCGATTCTATATTTTTGTTAAGATATCTTGCCACATTTGGCCTAGTTTTGTTTACATTCTCATCTGGACTTAAGATGGGGATAAATCATTCTGCAGAAATTAACGACAAATCATTTATAAGTAGGTACTTTGTTAAGAGACTCACTCGACTGTATAAAGCATATATTGGGTATACACTGCTGGCGTTTGTTCCTCTATATTTCATCAGTTATATATCAATTAATTATCTTAACCTAAACTTTGAAGGTATTACACATTTTTGGAATAATTTAAACATAGACGGTTTACTTAAAACTCTGGTTGGAAATAATATTGTTTCTTTTCAATTAGGGTATCTAATTTTACTAATTGTAATAACAACTATTTGTTTTACAATTATATATTATTTTCAGATTGATACTTTATTTTATTTAGGGATACCACTACTGATATTTGATGTTATTTATAAGGATACTTTAAAACAGTGCCCTAGTATTTTGTTTAATGTCATGATGTATATGCCAGTTTATATTTTTGGGATAGCCTATGGCTACAAGCGATTAGAACAAAATAAATTGTCCGTTTCATATATTTGTTCAGCAATTTTTGCTGCAATATTTATTATTTCCATAGTTTACCCACAATCATTTGCATATAAATATGCTATTTTATTATATGGAATAACATTCCCACCATTTATGATGTTATTTTCTAGATTACTACTAAATTGCAAATATTTAAAAGAATCACTAATGCTGTGTGGGAAATATTCATTCCAAATTTATTTATTTCATTGGCCGATTATTTTACCTGTGTTAAGCAGATTTATTATTAATATTCTCAAAATTAATTATTTTTTCATTCCATACGGTGTGGCAGTCCTTACAATAATTGTCTGTGTTTATGTGTACAAAGTAAGTAAAAAATTAAAATTAAATCAAATATTTGAGTGA
- a CDS encoding DHHA1 domain-containing protein: MKELQNWIKAKTLILTHGDSDGICSGAIAKTAYPDAYVYFTNPVNLLEKLRSIKNVKTLIVCDIAIDERNCSELHAALRGFAEKCTLYYIDHHPLPKSCEKESWFYHDIEACSSELTYRLFEDCLDRDMRRIAIYGAIGDFCDNTPCLKNWVKDWDKRNLYFQAGTLTQAILYKGRNYEFKRKLLDPLSKDIIPSNIPELLKLAREAAINEERLRLFVKYNVEVLGNSAYIVNTNNSISKAAIYAASYGRREVGVAAEYRERKGAYDLSIRSRGKVDVNHILRSVAPRFGGSGGGHPLAAGARIPEDSLNAFLRAFDKELGEAHG, encoded by the coding sequence ATGAAAGAACTCCAGAACTGGATCAAAGCGAAAACTCTAATCCTTACTCACGGAGATTCGGATGGGATATGTTCAGGTGCGATTGCAAAAACCGCTTATCCGGATGCGTATGTGTATTTTACAAATCCGGTTAACCTTCTTGAAAAATTAAGGAGTATAAAGAACGTGAAAACCCTTATTGTTTGCGATATTGCAATCGATGAAAGGAACTGTTCCGAACTTCACGCAGCACTCAGAGGATTTGCGGAGAAGTGTACCCTTTACTATATCGACCACCATCCTCTCCCGAAAAGCTGTGAAAAAGAAAGCTGGTTCTACCATGACATCGAAGCCTGTTCCTCAGAATTGACCTACAGGCTCTTTGAGGACTGCCTGGACAGAGATATGCGGAGGATAGCAATCTATGGAGCAATTGGGGATTTCTGCGACAACACCCCATGTTTAAAAAACTGGGTCAAAGATTGGGATAAAAGGAATCTTTATTTCCAGGCCGGAACCCTGACCCAGGCTATATTATATAAAGGAAGGAATTACGAATTCAAGAGGAAACTTCTTGACCCTCTCTCAAAGGACATCATCCCTTCAAATATTCCAGAGTTGCTTAAACTTGCCAGGGAAGCTGCAATTAACGAGGAGAGATTAAGGCTTTTTGTTAAATATAATGTGGAAGTCCTGGGAAATAGCGCATATATTGTAAATACAAATAACTCCATTTCAAAGGCAGCGATCTATGCAGCCTCTTACGGCAGGCGGGAAGTAGGGGTTGCAGCCGAATACCGTGAAAGAAAGGGAGCTTATGACCTGAGCATCCGCTCCCGAGGAAAGGTCGACGTAAACCATATTCTCCGCTCAGTCGCTCCAAGATTCGGAGGAAGCGGCGGTGGACATCCCCTTGCGGCAGGCGCTCGAATTCCCGAAGATTCCCTTAACGCATTCCTCAGGGCTTTTGATAAAGAACTTGGAGAAGCACATGGGTAA